Proteins co-encoded in one Corylus avellana chromosome ca9, CavTom2PMs-1.0 genomic window:
- the LOC132161683 gene encoding uncharacterized protein LOC132161683 isoform X2, translated as MEIKVNRLLQPTGFAKDHNPTDLAAFERGIYTFLPSNACLLRDYVYPLVRREPNLFPHPFVHLLHDRSELPLDINEIRSRFPRLDKQYYFVMLEGPTVGRENAIEIRGSKTFWSQVGDEVHVDEWGYSYGDATLYDYIHGESAISWNMAVYQVDPQGVLKCGPVELGLHQVELRWKAIKIFPKYSNIDFRPDALPTPVPRLVMSEGPPTGEENAIEIGGTKVFWKKIGEKRTIYEGGFAYGDATKYTYIRGERDIGWYMIIYHVNLLQVRVCGPVLLGLNQIESRWTAIKIYPKCGSMLVYDPIPGPLPVLVPPAPLSDESPPPPPLSPPASIGSKLNCRHPLALSGNKRNRFRQPA; from the exons ATGGAGATCAAAGTCAATAGATTATTACAGCCTACAGGGTTTGCAAAAGACCACAATCCAACAGATTTGGCAGCATTTGAAAGAG GTATCTACACTTTTCTGCCGTCAAATGCTTGTCTTCTCCGAGATTATGTATACCCATTGGTTCGTCGTGAACCAAATTTATTTCCTCATCCATTTGTTCACCTATTACATGATCGAAGCGAACTGCCCCTCGATATAAATGAGATAAGAAGTAGATTTCCAAGGTTGGACAAGCAGTACTACTTTGTGATGTTAGAAGGGCCTACAGTTGGTAGAGAGAATGCGATTGAGATCAGAGGAAGTAAAACGTTTTGGAGTCAAGTAGGTGATGAAGTCCATGTCGATGAATGGGGATATTCATATGGGGATGCTACTTTGTATGATTACATACATGGAGAAAGTGCCATCAGTTGGAATATGGCTGTATATCAGGTAGATCCACAGGGAGTGCTGAAATGTGGTCCGGTTGAATTGGGATTGCATCAAGTTGAG ttgCGGTGGAAAGCTATCAagatttttccaaaatattcaaatatagATTTCCGTCCGGATGCCCTACCAACTCCAGTACCACGGTTAGTAATGTCAG AAGGGCCTCCAACTGGTGAAGAGAATGCCATAGAGATTGGAGGAACTAAagtgttttggaaaaaaataggTGAAAAAAGGACTATCTATGAAGGTGGATTTGCATATGGTGATGCTACAAAGTATACATACATACGCGGAGAAAGGGACATCGGTTGGTATATGATTATATATCACGTAAATCTTTTACAAGTGCGAGTATGTGGCCCAGTGCTATTGGGATTGAATCAAATTGAG TCTCGTTGGACAGCTATTAAGATTTATCCAAAATGTGGATCTATGCTGGTTTACGATCCTATTCCTGGGCCCCTCCCTGTACTGGTACCACCAGCACCACTAAGTGATGagtcaccaccaccaccaccactgtCACCACCAGCATCAATAGGTAGTAAGCTCAACTGTCGCCACCCACTAGCATTATCAGGCAATAAGCGCAATCGGTTCCGTCAACCAGCATAA
- the LOC132191468 gene encoding ammonium transporter 3 member 1-like, translating into MANASVVPSGYQQGTAASPEWLNKGDNAWQMISATLVGMQGMPGLVILYAGLVKKKWALNSAFMALFAFAAVMPCWVLWAYKMSFGHKLLPFWGKAGPAVSQDFLIPQAVLPSTSYKNITAAKLLYPTATMVFFQYAFAAVTVILLAGSVLARMSIKAWMVFVPLWITFSYSVGAFSVWGGGFLFQWGVMDYSGGYVVHLASGAAGFTAAYWVGPRLREDREEFPPNNLLLAIAGAGILWMGWSGFNGGDPFTANVDSSMAVLNTHICASTSLLVWTCWDVIFFKKPSVIGAIQGMITGLVCITPGAGLVQGWAALVMGIVSGTIPWYTMMVLGKKLWFLQAVDDTLGVFHTHAVAGTLGGALTGLFAHPDLCSLFLPIPNSKGAFYGGRGGVQFWKQLVGACFIIGWNVVATSIILCLIKLVLPLRMTEPELKIGDDAAHGEEAYALIGQGQREIYIQNGGNNDFVQHEEREEHRV; encoded by the exons ATGGCAAATGCTTCAGTTGTTCCGTCGGGATACCAGCAAGGCACTGCCGCCTCGCCGGAGTGGCTGAACAAGGGTGACAACGCATGGCAGATGATATCCGCCACGCTAGTGGGCATGCAGGGCATGCCCGGGCTGGTGATCCTTTATGCAGGCCTTGTCAAGAAGAAATGGGCACTCAACTCAGCTTTCATGGCACTATTTGCCTTTGCAGCCGTCATGCCTTGCTGGGTGCTGTGGGCTTACAAGATGTCGTTTGGCCATAAGCTTCTTCCGTTTTGGGGGAAAGCTGGCCCTGCCGTTTCCCAGGACTTCTTGATCCCACAAGCCGTCCTCCCCTCCACAAGCTACAAAAATATAACTGCCGCTAAACTTTTGTACCCCACAGCCACCATGGTCTTCTTCCAGTATGCCTTTGCAGCTGTGACTGTTATACTACTTGCTGGCTCGGTTCTTGCTCGGATGAGCATCAAAGCATGGATGGTCTTTGTACCGCTATGGATCACTTTCTCCTACAGCGTCGGAGCATTCAGCGTATGGGGCGGCGGCTTCCTCTTCCAATGGGGTGTCATGGATTATTCCGGTGGTTATGTTGTGCATTTAGCTTCCGGCGCAGCCGGATTCACAGCAGCTTATTGG GTTGGACCAAGATTGAGGGAAGACCGAGAAGAATTCCCACCTAACAATCTCTTACTAGCAATAGCTGGGGCTGGAATTCTTTGGATGGGGTGGAGTGGTTTTAATGGCGGAGATCCTTTCACCGCCAATGTGGATTCCTCCATGGCTGTTCTCAACACCCACATCTGTGCATCCACTAGTCTCCTGGTATGGACATGCTGGGATGTCATCTTCTTCAAGAAGCCCTCTGTGATTGGGGCCATCCAGGGAATGATAACAGGGTTGGTCTGTATTACTCCTGGTGCAG GTCTCGTTCAGGGCTGGGCTGCACTGGTAATGGGCATAGTTTCCGGGACCATCCCCTGGTACACCATGATGGTTTTGGGGAAGAAGCTGTGGTTTCTGCAGGCGGTTGACGACACCCTTGGTGTCTTTCATACTCATGCTGTTGCCGGAACTTTGGGCGGAGCTCTAACAGGACTCTTCGCTCACCCTGACCTCTGTAGCCTGTTCCTGCCGATCCCAAATTCAAAAGGGGCTTTCTATGGCGGTCGAGGTGGAGTCCAATTTTGGAAGCAGTTGGTGGGAGCATGTTTTATAATAGGTTGGAATGTAGTCGCTACATCCATCATACTGTGTCTTATTAAACTTGTACTACCCCTTCGGATGACTGAGCCAGAGCTCAAGATTGGGGACGATGCAGCTCATGGAGAAGAAGCCTATGCACTTATTGGCCAAGGACAAagggaaatatatatacaaaatggTGGAAATAATGACTTCGTCCAGCACGAAGAACGCGAAGAACACAGAGTCTGA
- the LOC132162488 gene encoding nudix hydrolase 15, mitochondrial-like, whose product MFQRLGKQLELSRGHEEVEKDSCGVGSDFEAVESVAVKNDDQSSCVNWREGRAAVLICIFEGQEGELRVILTKRSMKMSSHPGDVALPGGKVEEGDADDSAAALREAMEEIGLEPNLVQVVATLEPFISQHLLKVVPVVGLLARKGDFRPSLNTDEVDAIFDVPLEMFLKEDNYRCEEREWMGQKYIIHLFDFECEKGVFVIWGLTAGILIRAASVIYRCSPCFKGDLPDFQQLQRSLLNILA is encoded by the exons ATGTTCCAAAGACTTGGCAAGCAACTTGAATTATCTAGAGGGCATGAAGAAGTAGAGAAGGATTCTTGTGGTGTTGGCTCAGATTTTGAAGCTGTCGAGTCTGTGGCGGTCAAAAATGATGATCAGTCTTCTTGTGTCAATTGGAGGGAGGGAAGAGCAGCGGTTCTGATATGCATCTTTGAAGGCCAAGAAGGTGAATTGCGAGTTATTCTCACAAAGAGATCCATGAAAATGTCATCTCACCCAG GGGATGTAGCATTGCCTGGTGGGAAAGTGGAGGAAGGAGATGCAGATGACTCTGCTGCTGCTTTGAGAGAAGCCATGGAAGAGATTGGGTTGGAGCCCAATCTGGTTCAAGTTGTTGCCACTTTAGAGCCTTTTATTTCCCAG CACTTACTCAAGGTTGTCCCTGTAGTAGGCCTACTTGCTCGGAAAGGAGATTTCAGGCCTTCACTTAATACTGACGAAGTTGATGCTATTTTTGATGTTCCTTTGGAGATGTTTCTCAAG GAAGATAATTATAGATGTGAAGAGAGGGAGTGGATGGGTCAGAAGTACATTATTCATCTTTTTGATTTCGAATGTGAGAAAGGTGTCTTCGTCATATGGGGTTTAACGGCAGGCATTCTGATTCGTGCAGCATCTGTTATCTACCGGTGTTCTCCATGCTTCAAGGGGGATCTTCCTGACTTTCAACAGCTACAAAGATCCTTGCTTAATATTCTAGCATAA
- the LOC132161683 gene encoding uncharacterized protein LOC132161683 isoform X3 has translation MEIKVNRLLQPTGFAKDHNPTDLAAFERGIYTFLPSNACLLRDYVYPLVRREPNLFPHPFVHLLHDRSELPLDINEIRSRFPRLDKQYYFVMLEGPTVGRENAIEIRGSKTFWSQVGDEVHVDEWGYSYGDATLYDYIHGESAISWNMAVYQVDPQGVLKCGPVELGLHQVELRWKAIKIFPKYSNIDFRPDALPTPVPRLVMSGPPTGEENAIEIGGTKVFWKKIGEKRTIYEGGFAYGDATKYTYIRGERDIGWYMIIYHVNLLQVRVCGPVLLGLNQIESRWTAIKIYPKCGSMLVYDPIPGPLPVLVPPAPLSDESPPPPPLSPPASIGSKLNCRHPLALSGNKRNRFRQPA, from the exons ATGGAGATCAAAGTCAATAGATTATTACAGCCTACAGGGTTTGCAAAAGACCACAATCCAACAGATTTGGCAGCATTTGAAAGAG GTATCTACACTTTTCTGCCGTCAAATGCTTGTCTTCTCCGAGATTATGTATACCCATTGGTTCGTCGTGAACCAAATTTATTTCCTCATCCATTTGTTCACCTATTACATGATCGAAGCGAACTGCCCCTCGATATAAATGAGATAAGAAGTAGATTTCCAAGGTTGGACAAGCAGTACTACTTTGTGATGTTAGAAGGGCCTACAGTTGGTAGAGAGAATGCGATTGAGATCAGAGGAAGTAAAACGTTTTGGAGTCAAGTAGGTGATGAAGTCCATGTCGATGAATGGGGATATTCATATGGGGATGCTACTTTGTATGATTACATACATGGAGAAAGTGCCATCAGTTGGAATATGGCTGTATATCAGGTAGATCCACAGGGAGTGCTGAAATGTGGTCCGGTTGAATTGGGATTGCATCAAGTTGAG ttgCGGTGGAAAGCTATCAagatttttccaaaatattcaaatatagATTTCCGTCCGGATGCCCTACCAACTCCAGTACCACGGTTAGTAATGTCAG GGCCTCCAACTGGTGAAGAGAATGCCATAGAGATTGGAGGAACTAAagtgttttggaaaaaaataggTGAAAAAAGGACTATCTATGAAGGTGGATTTGCATATGGTGATGCTACAAAGTATACATACATACGCGGAGAAAGGGACATCGGTTGGTATATGATTATATATCACGTAAATCTTTTACAAGTGCGAGTATGTGGCCCAGTGCTATTGGGATTGAATCAAATTGAG TCTCGTTGGACAGCTATTAAGATTTATCCAAAATGTGGATCTATGCTGGTTTACGATCCTATTCCTGGGCCCCTCCCTGTACTGGTACCACCAGCACCACTAAGTGATGagtcaccaccaccaccaccactgtCACCACCAGCATCAATAGGTAGTAAGCTCAACTGTCGCCACCCACTAGCATTATCAGGCAATAAGCGCAATCGGTTCCGTCAACCAGCATAA
- the LOC132191590 gene encoding ammonium transporter 2-like, with amino-acid sequence MATTMAYGAVSPVAPAWLNKGDNAWQMTASTLVGIQSMPGLVILYASIVKKKWAVNSAFMALYAFAAVLICWVLLCYRMAFGDELLPFWGKGAPALGQKFLTHRAKVPESNHTTENGGYEVIEPFYPMATLVYFQFTFAAITMILLAGSVLGRMNIKAWMAFVPLWLVFSYTVGAFSLWGGGFLYHWGVIDYSGGYVIHLSSGIAGFTAAYWVGPRLKSDRERFPPNNVLLMLAGAGLLWMGWSGFNGGAPYAANIDASIAVLNTNICAATSLLVWTSLDVVFFGKPSVIGAVQGMMTGLVCITPGAGLVQSWAAIVMGMLSGSIPWVSMMVLHKKSSLLQKVDDTLGAFHTHAVAGLLGGLLTGLFAEPELCDLILPVPNTRGAFYGGNGGKQFLKQLVAAAFVAGWNLVSTTIILLGIRLFIPLRMPDEQLAIGDDAVHGEEAYALWGDGEKYDPTKHGWNTSLYSQDIAPSPYINGARGVTINL; translated from the exons ATGGCAACGACGATGGCCTACGGAGCAGTCAGCCCAGTCGCGCCAGCGTGGCTAAACAAAGGCGACAACGCGTGGCAGATGACGGCGTCGACTCTCGTCGGCATCCAGAGCATGCCGGGGCTTGTGATCCTCTACGCCAGCATCGTCAAAAAGAAATGGGCCGTCAACTCGGCCTTCATGGCCCTCTACGCCTTCGCCGCGGTGCTCATCTGCTGGGTTCTCCTCTGCTACCGGATGGCCTTCGGCGACGAACTCCTCCCCTTCTGGGGCAAGGGCGCGCCGGCTCTCGGCCAAAAGTTCCTCACCCACCGAGCCAAAGTCCCCGAGAGTAATCACACTACTGAGAACGGTGGCTACGAGGTTATTGAGCCTTTTTATCCCATGGCTACGCTCGTCTACTTCCAATTCACTTTCGCCGCCATTACCATGATTTTACTAGCTGGCTCTGTTCTCGGGCGCATGAACATCAAGGCCTGGATGGCTTTCGTCCCTCTTTGGCTTGTCTTCTCCTACACTGTCGGCGCCTTCAGTCTCTGGGGCGGCGGCTTTCTGTACCACTGGGGTGTCATCGATTACTCCGGCGGCTACGTCATCCACCTTTCTTCAGGAATCGCCGGTTTCACTGCCGCTTATTGG GTTGGGCCGAGGCTAAAGAGTGATAGGGAGAGGTTTCCTCCGAACAACGTCTTACTCATGCTCGCCGGCGCCGGGCTCCTGTGGATGGGCTGGTCGGGTTTCAATGGCGGGGCGCCATACGCCGCCAATATTGACGCTTCAATAGCAGTACTAAACACGAACATATGTGCGGCGACGAGTCTTCTCGTCTGGACGTCTCTTGACGTCGTTTTCTTCGGGAAGCCTTCAGTGATAGGAGCCGTTCAGGGGATGATGACCGGACTTGTTTGCATCACTCCGGGAGCAG GGTTGGTGCAGTCGTGGGCGGCCATAGTGATGGGAATGCTTTCTGGAAGCATTCCATGGGTGTCCATGATGGTCCTTCACAAAAAGTCTAGTCTTCTGCAAAAG GTGGACGACACCTTAGGTGCGTTTCACACGCACGCAGTGGCGGGCCTGTTAGGCGGGCTCCTCACCGGACTTTTCGCAGAGCCGGAGCTTTGTGATTTGATACTCCCAGTGCCCAACACGAGGGGTGCATTCTATGGTGGAAATGGAGGGAAGCAATTCTTGAAACAACTGGTTGCGGCAGCGTTTGTGGCAGGTTGGAACTTGGTGTCGACGACAATAATACTTCTAGGTATAAGGTTGTTTATTCCGTTAAGGATGCCAGACGAGCAGCTGGCGATCGGAGACGATGCTGTGCATGGAGAGGAGGCTTATGCTCTTTGGGGCGATGGGGAAAAGTATGACCCAACAAAGCATGGTTGGAATACATCATTGTATTCGCAGGACATAGCACCATCGCCATACATTAATGGTGCAAGAGGTGTGACCATCAACTTGTAG
- the LOC132161683 gene encoding uncharacterized protein LOC132161683 isoform X1, with translation MEIKVNRLLQPTGFAKDHNPTDLAAFERGIYTFLPSNACLLRDYVYPLVRREPNLFPHPFVHLLHDRSELPLDINEIRSRFPRLDKQYYFVMLEGPTVGRENAIEIRGSKTFWSQVGDEVHVDEWGYSYGDATLYDYIHGESAISWNMAVYQVDPQGVLKCGPVELGLHQVELRWKAIKIFPKYSNIDFRPDALPTPVPRLVMSGMYVFLPSDISLLRDFVYPLVRHEPNLFPHPFVHQLHDRSELPVDIYEMKRRFQIWDSSFIDKYYFVMLEGPPTGEENAIEIGGTKVFWKKIGEKRTIYEGGFAYGDATKYTYIRGERDIGWYMIIYHVNLLQVRVCGPVLLGLNQIESRWTAIKIYPKCGSMLVYDPIPGPLPVLVPPAPLSDESPPPPPLSPPASIGSKLNCRHPLALSGNKRNRFRQPA, from the exons ATGGAGATCAAAGTCAATAGATTATTACAGCCTACAGGGTTTGCAAAAGACCACAATCCAACAGATTTGGCAGCATTTGAAAGAG GTATCTACACTTTTCTGCCGTCAAATGCTTGTCTTCTCCGAGATTATGTATACCCATTGGTTCGTCGTGAACCAAATTTATTTCCTCATCCATTTGTTCACCTATTACATGATCGAAGCGAACTGCCCCTCGATATAAATGAGATAAGAAGTAGATTTCCAAGGTTGGACAAGCAGTACTACTTTGTGATGTTAGAAGGGCCTACAGTTGGTAGAGAGAATGCGATTGAGATCAGAGGAAGTAAAACGTTTTGGAGTCAAGTAGGTGATGAAGTCCATGTCGATGAATGGGGATATTCATATGGGGATGCTACTTTGTATGATTACATACATGGAGAAAGTGCCATCAGTTGGAATATGGCTGTATATCAGGTAGATCCACAGGGAGTGCTGAAATGTGGTCCGGTTGAATTGGGATTGCATCAAGTTGAG ttgCGGTGGAAAGCTATCAagatttttccaaaatattcaaatatagATTTCCGTCCGGATGCCCTACCAACTCCAGTACCACGGTTAGTAATGTCAG gtatGTATGTTTTTTTGCCTTCAGATATTAGCCTTCTTCGAGATTTTGTATACCCCTTGGTTCGTCATGAACCAAATTTATTTCCTCATCCATTTGTTCACCAATTACACGATCGAAGCGAATTGCCAGTTGATATATATGAGATGAAAAGGAGATTCCAAATTTGGGACTCAAGTTTCATTGATAAGTACTACTTTGTGATGCTAGAAGGGCCTCCAACTGGTGAAGAGAATGCCATAGAGATTGGAGGAACTAAagtgttttggaaaaaaataggTGAAAAAAGGACTATCTATGAAGGTGGATTTGCATATGGTGATGCTACAAAGTATACATACATACGCGGAGAAAGGGACATCGGTTGGTATATGATTATATATCACGTAAATCTTTTACAAGTGCGAGTATGTGGCCCAGTGCTATTGGGATTGAATCAAATTGAG TCTCGTTGGACAGCTATTAAGATTTATCCAAAATGTGGATCTATGCTGGTTTACGATCCTATTCCTGGGCCCCTCCCTGTACTGGTACCACCAGCACCACTAAGTGATGagtcaccaccaccaccaccactgtCACCACCAGCATCAATAGGTAGTAAGCTCAACTGTCGCCACCCACTAGCATTATCAGGCAATAAGCGCAATCGGTTCCGTCAACCAGCATAA